GGGTCGCCCGATCCCCGCCAGGCCGCGGTCGCGGTGCTCGCAGTGCAGAGCGACGGGCACCACTTCGCCCCCTTCCTCGTGGACGAGACCGAGGGCCTGGGCACGGCGGCGGGACGCGTCGCCGCTGCCCGCCTCGCCGAGGCCGAGGCGAGCGTGCTCATCGCGCTGCCCGACCCCATGGGCCTCGATCCGGGACGGCTGCTCGCGGCGCTCACCGAGGGCGGCCGCAGCGTCCCCGTGCTGGGAGGTGTGGCCTCGGGCCTGCCGCTCTTCGAGCTGTGCAACGCCGACGTGGTGTCGGGCGCGCTCGTCGGGCTCGCGGTGGCGGGCGGGACGCCGGTGGTGGGCGTGGCGCAGGGCTGCGAGCCCATCGGCGAGCCTTTCGTCATCACGCGTGCCGAGGGCTCGACGGTGCAGGAGATCGCGGGCCGCCCCGCGCTGGCGGTGCTGGGCGAGGCGGTCGCCTCGGTGGAGGGCGGCACCGCTCGGGTGCGTGGGGCCGGGCTCTTCGCGGGGCTCGCCATGGATCCCGCCAAGAGCCCCCTGGTGCGCGGCGACTTCCTCGTGCGCAACCTCATCGGCGTGGATCGCGGCACGGGCAGCGTCGGCGTGGCGGAGCCCGTCCGCGTGGGCCAGACGATCCAGTTCCAGCTCCGCGACGCGCGCGCGGCCGCCGATGACCTGCGGGCGACCCTGGCGACGATGGCGGAGGCCCTCGGCGGCCGCTCGCCGGGCTTCGGGCTCTACTTCGACTGCGCGGGCCGGGGGCAGGGCCTCTTCGGCGTCGGCGATCACGACATCGGTCTCATCCGCGAGGCCCTCGGCGAATTTCCGCTCGCGGGCTTCTTCGGCAACGGCGAGCTCGCGCCGGTGGGCGGGCGCAATCACTTCCACACTTACACGGGGGTACTCGTGGTGTTTCCTCGATGATCCCGTTCGCAAAGGGCCACGGTCTCGGCAACGACTACATCGTGATCAACGGGACGGATCTCCCGGCGCCCCTCACACCGCGCCAGATCGAGAAGATCTGCGACCGCAACTGGGGCGTGGGGTCGGACGGCATCCTCTTGCGCGTGCCCGCGTGGGCCGGCGCGGACGTCGGCCTCCGGATCTTCAATCCCGACGGGAGCGAGGCGGAGAAGTCCGGCAACGGGCTGCGCATCTTCGCCAAGTACCTCCACGACCACGGGCACGCGCGGCGCCCGACCTTCACGGTGGACACGATGGGCGGCCGGGTGGAATGCCAGTGCCACGTCGTCAACGGACGCGTCAACGAGGTCACGGTGGAGATGGGGCGCTGCACCTTCGTCGCGCCCGAGATCCCGATGAACGGCCCCGAGCGCGAGGTGGTGAAGGTGCCGCTGCAGGTGGGCCCGGAGACCCTCCTCGTGACCGCGGTGTCGGTGGGGAACCCGCACTGCGTCGTCTTCACCGACGCGCTCGACGAGAAGGAGGTCCGGCGGCTCGGCCCCCTCATCGAGCATCACCCCGCGTTCCCGAACCGGACCAACGTGCAGTTCGCCAAGGTGGCGTCGCGCACCGCGGTCGACATCATGATCTGGGAGCGCGGTGCGGGCTGGACCCTCGCCTCCGGGTCCTCGTCGAGCGCGGTGGCCTGCGCGGCGGTCAAGAACGGGCTCTGCGATCACGGGCGGGTGACCGTCCGGATGCCGGGCGGCACGCTGCACATCGACGTGCGGCCCGACTGGTCGATTCGCCTCCAGGGCCCGGTCGAGGAGGTCTACACCGGCACGTTCTCCCGCGATCTCATGGACGCGCTGGCGCGCTAGCTCCTCGATGCCCTCGTCCGCGCCCGCGTGGCTCACTGCGGCGTTCACGCTGCTGGTGCTCGTGATGGCGGGGTTGGTGGTCGCGGCGGTAGGCGCTCTCCGCGGGCGCGGCGCGGCGGCGGGCATCGCCGCCGCCCTCGGCGCGTGGCTCGCGCTCACGGGCGCCCTCGCCGGCGCCGGCGTCTTTGCCGATTTCTCCCGCATGCCCCCGCGGCTCCTCCTCGCCATCGTGGCGCCGCTGATCACCCTGGTGATCCTGGGCCGCTCCGCCGCGGTGGGACGCTGGCTCGACGCCGCACCGCCAGCCTGGCTCGTGCACCCGCAGGCGTTCCGCGGGGTGATGGAGCTGATCCTCTGGCAGCTCTTCATGGCGGGCGTGCTGCCCGTGATCATGACGTTCGAGGGGCGGAACGTGGACATCGTGGTGGGGCTCAGCGCGCCGCTGATCGGCTGGCTCTGCTTCGGCCGTCGCCTCTGGTCGCCGCGGGTCGCCGTCTGGTGGAACGTCGCCGGCATCCTGATCCTGCTGAACGTGGTGCTGCACGCGCAGCTCTCGGCGCCCACGCCCTATCGGCGGATCATTGCGGACCCGCCGCCGACCTTGATCGCGCACCTGCCGTGGATCTGGCTGCCCGCGTTTCTCGTGCCGCTGGCATGGGGCCTGCACCTCCTGAGCATCCGGCAGCTGCGCCGCCGCGCTCGGTGAGACCCGCCGGGCTGCGGCTCGCGGCGTGGCTGTCGCTCGTCAACGCGTTCGCGTCCGTCCCTCTCGTGGCGCTGCTCGGCAGCCTGGCCGCCGGCGACAGCCTCACGCTCCGCGCGCTCCACGCGGCGGTCCTCGTGGCGGCGCTGATCATCTACGCGGTAACCCTGCTCACCCTGCGTGCCCTGCTCCACGGGCGGGGGATCTACGAGGCTGACGCCCTCATCAAGGGGCTGCTGCTGATCTCCGGGCTGGAAAGCGTGCTCGAGCTCCCCTGGCTCCCCGGTCTGACCGAGGTGGCCCGCGAGGGCGCGGCGCTCGCGCTATCCGCCGTGTACTGGCTCGGGCTCATTGCGCTCGCCCGGCGCCTGCGGGCGCTCGGCGACACGCTCCACGGTCTGCGTGACCGCCTGGCCGGCGCGCTGACGGTGGCCGGGGTGGGAGGGCTTGCCCTGACCGCCGCGACCATCCCTCTGATCGGCGCGTCCGAGCCCGTGGTGGCCGACAGCGCGCCGTGGATGCTGGTGACCCTGGTGGCCGCCTTCACCACGCTCTTCGGCTACGCGCGTGGGGCGATCGCGCTGGCGCGGATCTTCTGGCGCGAGGCACGCGCCTGAGACGGCGCGACCGTCAGGGCCGGTCGGGCAGGCGCAGGAAGCGCGTGAGCAGACGGTCTCGCGTACGGTCGGGCAGCCAGCGGGCGATCGCGGCCTGCATCTTCGCCCGCCTGCCGATCACATAGCGCGTCCGCGGCTTCTCGGCGGTGAGGGCGTGCACCACCGCCGCTACCACCGCGTCGGGCGGGATGGCGGTGCGCTCCGAGTAGGCCGCGCCCTTGCGAAGGGCTTCGAGGGCCTTCCCGTAGAGCCGCATCGCCTCCGGCGGCAGACCATCCTGCATCCGGTTCGCCTCCTGCGTGGACTTCTGCCAGATCGGCGTGGCGATGGCGCCCGGCTCGATGATCGACACGTGCATGCCCCACGGCCGCACTTCCACGCGCAGCGCGTCGGTCAGGGCCTCGAGGGCGAACTTCGAGGCGCCGTAGGCGCCGACGAAGGGCGCGGCCATGCGCCCGCCGATCGAGCCCATGTTCACGATGCGTCCGCGCGCGGCGCGCAGCAGCGGCAACATCGCCTGAGTCACCGCGACCTGGCCCACCACGTTGACCTCGAACTGGCGGCGGAGATCGGCGA
This window of the Candidatus Methylomirabilota bacterium genome carries:
- a CDS encoding SDR family NAD(P)-dependent oxidoreductase; the protein is MAPTEPPTRDGAVVVTGASTGIGAACALGLDALGFQVFAGVRRATDGAALQQRASGRLTAVALDVTDAASIAGATRTVSAVVGVRGLAGLVNNAGIAVPGPLEFLPLADLRRQFEVNVVGQVAVTQAMLPLLRAARGRIVNMGSIGGRMAAPFVGAYGASKFALEALTDALRVEVRPWGMHVSIIEPGAIATPIWQKSTQEANRMQDGLPPEAMRLYGKALEALRKGAAYSERTAIPPDAVVAAVVHALTAEKPRTRYVIGRRAKMQAAIARWLPDRTRDRLLTRFLRLPDRP
- the dapF gene encoding diaminopimelate epimerase; the encoded protein is MIPFAKGHGLGNDYIVINGTDLPAPLTPRQIEKICDRNWGVGSDGILLRVPAWAGADVGLRIFNPDGSEAEKSGNGLRIFAKYLHDHGHARRPTFTVDTMGGRVECQCHVVNGRVNEVTVEMGRCTFVAPEIPMNGPEREVVKVPLQVGPETLLVTAVSVGNPHCVVFTDALDEKEVRRLGPLIEHHPAFPNRTNVQFAKVASRTAVDIMIWERGAGWTLASGSSSSAVACAAVKNGLCDHGRVTVRMPGGTLHIDVRPDWSIRLQGPVEEVYTGTFSRDLMDALAR
- a CDS encoding FIST N-terminal domain-containing protein, whose translation is MSIRAGSGLSVSWDPVEATLEASLTAMERLGAHRADLAVVFTSPSAFPSAHELLHAVRRVTGAPAVVGASGVGVLTDRMEVESIEAPGSPDPRQAAVAVLAVQSDGHHFAPFLVDETEGLGTAAGRVAAARLAEAEASVLIALPDPMGLDPGRLLAALTEGGRSVPVLGGVASGLPLFELCNADVVSGALVGLAVAGGTPVVGVAQGCEPIGEPFVITRAEGSTVQEIAGRPALAVLGEAVASVEGGTARVRGAGLFAGLAMDPAKSPLVRGDFLVRNLIGVDRGTGSVGVAEPVRVGQTIQFQLRDARAAADDLRATLATMAEALGGRSPGFGLYFDCAGRGQGLFGVGDHDIGLIREALGEFPLAGFFGNGELAPVGGRNHFHTYTGVLVVFPR